The following coding sequences lie in one Ferroacidibacillus organovorans genomic window:
- a CDS encoding MFS transporter, producing MSTNSAVLHAFDESGLQKFHWKTMFTTGMGFFTDAYDLFIIGTVTAILTPLWHLSTTQLAILNSTSLASAALGALFFGKLMDVLGRKAMYGIEVILLTLGAVLSAFAPSFGWLVLFRFLVGLGVGGDYPTSSVIMSEYSNRKNRGLLVTMVFSMQGLGLLAGPLIASILLSTGMSHAIAWRVMLGLGAIPAASVIYLRRKLSETPRYLVSVKQDQAKAAEIVSGLTGASVSPVEGVTQATEKPSFLTKKNLIRLIGTAGSWFLIDVAFYGNGVSSQLILKALLPNASLVTTTLVAAAIFLIAAIPGYFVAAKYMDRIGRKVIQSVGFGVMALAYLSLFLVPAIAKLPILFLIIYGVSYFFIEFGPNTTTFLVPSEVFPTRLRGTGHGMSAAGGKIGAFIGAFVLPGILKSAGLGSTMGLLAGVSALGILLTLITLPEMKQRSLEENEQPIAQQPSATKNLSVTYS from the coding sequence GTGTCAACAAACTCAGCGGTTTTACATGCGTTCGATGAGAGTGGGCTGCAAAAGTTCCACTGGAAGACCATGTTTACCACGGGAATGGGTTTTTTTACAGATGCATACGACCTCTTTATTATTGGTACCGTAACTGCAATCCTAACTCCTCTATGGCATTTGAGCACGACGCAATTGGCCATCCTAAACAGCACCTCCCTGGCGTCCGCGGCGCTTGGCGCTCTATTTTTCGGCAAACTGATGGATGTCCTTGGCCGCAAAGCGATGTATGGCATCGAAGTGATTCTCCTGACACTCGGCGCCGTTCTCTCGGCGTTTGCTCCTTCTTTTGGCTGGCTCGTTCTCTTTCGTTTTCTCGTAGGACTCGGTGTAGGCGGCGATTATCCCACAAGTTCTGTCATCATGAGTGAATACTCCAACCGCAAGAATCGCGGATTGCTCGTAACGATGGTGTTCTCGATGCAAGGTCTCGGACTTTTGGCCGGTCCTTTGATCGCATCCATCCTGCTCTCGACAGGCATGTCGCACGCAATCGCGTGGCGCGTCATGCTCGGACTCGGCGCAATCCCTGCCGCTTCCGTCATTTATCTGCGCAGAAAACTGTCGGAAACACCGCGCTATCTCGTGTCTGTGAAACAGGATCAGGCTAAAGCGGCAGAAATCGTTTCTGGATTGACCGGCGCGTCTGTCTCCCCGGTAGAAGGCGTGACGCAAGCAACAGAAAAACCGTCTTTCTTGACGAAAAAGAACCTCATTCGCCTCATTGGTACTGCAGGCAGCTGGTTTCTCATTGATGTCGCGTTCTACGGAAACGGTGTCTCTTCCCAGCTCATCTTAAAAGCACTATTGCCAAACGCGTCACTTGTCACCACGACGCTTGTGGCCGCTGCAATCTTCCTGATCGCCGCGATTCCCGGATACTTTGTCGCCGCAAAATACATGGATCGCATTGGCCGCAAGGTCATTCAAAGCGTTGGTTTCGGCGTCATGGCACTCGCGTACCTCTCTTTGTTCCTGGTACCTGCCATCGCAAAGCTTCCAATCTTATTCTTGATCATCTACGGTGTCAGCTACTTCTTTATCGAGTTTGGCCCGAACACCACAACCTTCCTTGTACCGTCCGAAGTTTTCCCAACCCGCTTGCGCGGAACGGGGCACGGCATGTCTGCCGCAGGTGGAAAGATCGGCGCCTTCATCGGTGCATTCGTTCTCCCTGGCATCCTGAAATCCGCAGGTCTTGGCAGCACCATGGGACTTCTCGCTGGCGTGTCGGCGCTTGGCATTCTGCTGACATTGATCACGCTGCCTGAAATGAAGCAGCGCTCCTTGGAAGAAAATGAGCAACCGATCGCGCAACAGCCTTCGGCCACAAAAAACCTCTCCGTGACCTACTCTTAA